The following are from one region of the Nicotiana tomentosiformis chromosome 7, ASM39032v3, whole genome shotgun sequence genome:
- the LOC138896282 gene encoding uncharacterized protein, producing MDEEYEPLKTYFPDEEVMYVNEADHDENLGWKLFFDGAANMKGVGIGAVLISETRHHYPVTAQLRFYCTNNMAEYEACILGLRLAIDMGVQEILILGDSDLLVEFRYIPRIHNEIAYALATLASMLHHLDKTYVDPLHIQIRDQHAYCNVVEEEPDGEPWFHDVKEYIKSGVYPVRATGDQKITIRRLASGFFLSGGILYKRTPDLGLLSSMCHGQLYQKRMARAYNKKVRPQKFEMGQLVLKRILPHQVEAKGARNLVRFARNPYEESMFHISSVLSFQDPPE from the exons ATGGATGAAGAATATGAGccactgaagacttattttcctgatgaagaagtgatgtatgttaacgaggctgatcatgatgaaaatctaggttggaaactcttctttgatggagctgctaatatgaaaggtgtcggaataggggctgtactcatttctgaaacaaggCATCACTACCCCGTAACAGCTCAGCTTCGATTCTattgcactaacaacatggctgaatacgaggcatgcattctgggtttgaggctagctatagacatgggagttcaagaaatattgattttgggagattcagattt GTTGGTAGAATTCAGGTATATTcccaggattcataatgagattgcCTATGCCTTGGCTACTCTGGCGTCAATGTTACACCATCTGGATAAGACTTATGTCGACCCTCTGCATATCCAAATCCGTGATCAGCATGCCTATTGCAATGTGGTTGAGGAGGAACCTGATGGTGAGCCTTGGTTCCATGATGTCAAGGAATACATCAAATCAGGGGTATATCCGGTACGTGCCACAGGTGATCAAAAGATAACCATTCGACGTCTGGCTAGTGGatttttcttaagtgggggaatattgtacaagagaactccagatctaggattactaag CAGTATGTGTCACGGTCAATTGTATCAGAaaagaatggcaagagcatacaacaagaaggtgcgtccCCAGAAATTTGAAATGGGTCAACTGGTGttgaaacgcatccttccacatcaggttgaagctaaag GGGCAAGAAATCTTGTTCGCTTTGCTAGGAATCCCTATGAGGAAAGCATGTTCCACATAAGctcagttttaagttttcaggaccctcctgaataa